In Brachypodium distachyon strain Bd21 chromosome 2, Brachypodium_distachyon_v3.0, whole genome shotgun sequence, one genomic interval encodes:
- the LOC100838384 gene encoding notchless protein homolog — protein MENGSHGSVLCQLVSPEGEHLEAPVYLPHNVGPPQLQDIVNKLLHNEEKLPYAFYIGDEELSLQLGAYMQQKNANVEVTLRIVYQPQAVFRIRPVNRCSATIAGHTEAVLAVSFSPDGRCLASGSGDTTVRFWDLNTQTPLFTCKGHKNWVLCIAWSPDGKHLVSGSKSGELILWDPKTGKQLGTPLTGHRKWITAVSWEPVHLQSPSRRFVSASKDGDARIWDITTRKCVISLAGHTNAVTCVKWGGDGLIYTGSEDCSIKVWETSQGKLVKTLQGHGHWVNSLALSTEYVLRTGAYDHTGKTYSSAEEMKEAALARYEKMRGNAPERLVSGSDDFTMFLWEPAISKQPKARMTGHQKLVNHVYFSPDGQWLASASFDKSVKLWNGITGKFIAAFRGHVADVYQISWSADSRLLLSGSKDSTLKVWDIRTRKLKQDLPGHADEVYAVDWSPDGEKVVSGGKDRALKLWMN, from the exons atggagaacGGCAGCCATGGCAGCGTGCTTTGCCAGCTCGTGAGCCCCGAGGGGGAGCATCTCGAAGCGCCGGTCTACCTGCCGCACAACGTCGGCCCGCCGCAGCTCCAGGATATCGTCAACAAACTCCTCCACAAC GAGGAGAAACTGCCTTACGCCTTCTACATCGGAGATGAGGAGCTCTCTCTTCAGCTTGGTGCTtacatgcaacaaaaaaatg CCAATGTCGAGGTCACTCTGCGCATAGTATATCAGCCACAAGCAGTTTTCAGGATCAGGCCTGTCAACCGATGCTCCGCTACAATTGCCG GTCATACAGAAGCTGTGCTGGCTGTTTCTTTCAGCCCTGACGGAAGATGTTTGGCTAGTGGTTCAGGTGACACCACTGTTCGGTTCTGGGACCTGAACACGCAGACCCCGTTGTTCACATGCAAAG GCCACAAAAATTGGGTTCTCTGCATTGCATGGTCACCTGATGGGAAACATCTTGTTAGTGGAAGCAAGTCAGGAGAACTTATATTATGGGACCCAAAAACAGGCAAGCAATTGGGCACTCCTCTTACG GGACACAGAAAGTGGATTACTGCTGTATCCTGGGAGCCAGTTCATTTGCAATCTCCTTCCCGCCGTTTTGTAAGTGCAAGTAAAGATGGCGATGCGCGTATTTGGGACATTACCACAAGGAAGTGTGTTATTTCCCTCGCAGGTCACACCAATGCTGTGACCTGCGTCAAGTGGGGTGGAGACGGTTTGATATACACAGG TTCAGAAGATTGTTCAATCAAAGTATGGGAAACTTCTCAGGGAAAGCTGGTCAAAACGTTGCAG GGTCATGGGCACTGGGTAAATTCGCTTGCCTTGAGCACAGAATATGTTCTCCGCACTGGGGCATATGACCATACCGGCAAGACATATTCAAGTGCGGAGGAAATGAAAGAG GCAGCTCTGGCAAGATATGAGAAGATGAGGGGTAATGCTCCTGAGAGACTCGTCTCTGGTTCTGATGATTTTACTATGTTTCTTTGGGAACCAGCAATTAGTAAACAGCCGAAAGCTCGCATGACTGGTCATCAGAAG CTGGTAAACCACGTCTACTTCTCCCCTGATGGGCAGTGGTTGGCGAGTGCCTCCTTTGACAAATCCGTTAAGCTATGGAACGGTATCACGGGCAAATTCATCGCAGCTTTCAGAGGGCATGTCGCGGATGTCTACCAGATCAG tTGGTCTGCGGACAGTAGGCTTCTGCTGAGTGGAAGCAAGGATTCCACCCTAAAG GTTTGGGATATTAGGACACGCAAGTTGAAACAGGACCTGCCAGGCCATGCAGACGAG GTTTACGCAGTGGATTGGAGCCCGGATGGCGAAAAGGTTGTGTCTGGTGGTAAAGATAGGGCCCTGAAATTATGGATGAATTAG
- the LOC100844060 gene encoding alpha carbonic anhydrase 7 yields the protein MAPSPLILVVAAASFLAVALSHLDDHWSGPGYGYTPGSWDGPENWGKLSPKYRLCGEGKKQSPINIVTAQAIPNPNLDTLARVYAASNATLINTGKDITMTFPDNQQVGTINITSAADGSKKVFTFKVIHWHSPSEHTIDGRRFPLELHLVHVSDNGDIAVIGILYSLGEPDSFYDQIADKLRELRRSESHGVVAAGMVELRSLQKRTGSYFRYSGSLTTPPCTEKVTWNILGKVREISAEQLQLLTGALPGKDNRPAQPLNGRSVAFYNPPNSTVSFQSIA from the exons ATGGCGCCGTCTCCCTTGATCCTGGTGGTCGCTGCTGCCTCCTTTCTCGCCGTTGCTCTCTCTCATT TGGATGACCATTGGAGTGGGCCGGGCTACGGGTACACGCCTGGGAGCTGGGACGGCCCAGAGAACTGGGGCAAGCTGAGCCCGAAATACAGGCTTTGCGGCGAGGGCAAGAAGCAGTCCCCGATCAACATCGTGACGGCCCAGGCCATCCCAAACCCTAACTTGGATACGCTCGCCCGCGTCTACGCCGCCTCCAACGCCACCCTCATCAACACCGGCAAGGATATCACCATGACCTTCCCAGACAATCAACAG GTCGGCACCATCAACATCACCAGCGCCGCCGACGGCTCCAAGAAGGTCTTCACCTTCAAGGTGATCCACTGGCACTCGCCGTCGGAGCACACCATCGACGGGCGGCGGTTCCCTCTGGAGCTCCACCTGGTCCACGTCAGCGACAACGGCGACATCGCCGTCATCGGGATCCTCTACAGTCTCGGCGAGCCGGACTCGTTCTACGACCAGATCGCCGACAAGCTCCGGGAGCTGAGGAGGTCCGAGTCCCACGGCGTGGTGGCAGCTGGCATGGTGGAGCTTCGGTCGTTGCAGAAGCGGACGGGGAGCTACTTTCGCTACTCAGGCTCGCTAACCACGCCGCCGTGCACGGAGAAGGTGACGTGGAACATCCTCGGCAAGGTCAGGGAGATCAGCGccgagcagctgcagctccTCACCGGCGcgctgccggggaaggacaACCGCCCGGCGCAGCCGCTCAACGGCCGCTCCGTCGCCTTCTACAACCCGCCAAACAGCACCGTCTCCTTCCAATCCATCGCCtag
- the LOC100844359 gene encoding uncharacterized protein LOC100844359 — protein sequence MGGLEAQAAPEVVDVSAAGTLVWVRRPNGSWWPGQVLSRADVPDGCPAPPRSPATPIMLLGRRDGPAFVDWCNLERSKRVKPFRCGDLDLDDCIRKAQQQQAARRRGSTSTNRRRVCNTANGARYARKEDAVLQALQIERATNNRQGAKSSRKPSSLPAAANPPPLPKRKRRTPNDSEDDVPQGFRRMRDLTEIGSDAAVFPDSTCCLPASASQMKRSRQSHHDSGKRKHPTLDQDQPCGMLRKKDRSRPLSELCNGDMWNGFKPNAQRADHDQQLMRMGTCSGSSSASSSLDTLADKSSSHPTALFKTDQAKGITRLPNDDLPRGDELGSIFKADRLHVDQPGALMKDPSWECSKQDPDSSKADLSSQCDGRNHKKKTISSVDQEGSNRAKSVLEREHCKSRVVKYKAPSNEGVLLEERLERSTVDKTAAPDDDKDLAILPNDLDRVDAVLQQCSESKHKHEEPSETTSNNSYCENVSVSSVAFELPPQHTDPAVASCHAVKATKTLQLNSALYDVELSVQGSSSSSNNKGRHVPLVSLMSRSSRRPVVGYPVSVEVLDVVYCPPASSIDDDHPSTSSANGLVKEQETAVPQCAMPSSHKGRAKARSRRKTSEDDMDKSWRPHNKNPVSSPRKMRRLSSFATSQRGGEDRKTLVGKFCGTAVACIPLRVVFSRINEALSYSAK from the exons ATGGGGGGCTTGGAGGCCCAGGCGGCTCCGGAGGTGGTGGATGTGTCGGCGGCCGGGACCCTGGTCTGGGTCCGCCGCCCCAACGGGTCGTGGTGGCCAGGCCAGGTCCTGTCCCGCGCCGACGTCCCCGACGGCTGCCCCGCGCCACCGAGGTCACCCGCTACCCCAATCATgctcctcggccgccgcgaCGGCCCGGCATTCGT CGATTGGTGTAACCTGGAGAGGAGCAAACGGGTGAAGCCCTTCCGATGCGGGGACTTGGACTTGGATGACTGCATCCGCAAGGCGCAACAACAGCAggccgcacgccgccgcggcagcacTAGCACCAACAGGAGGAGGGTTTGCAACACGGCCAATGGCGCCAGGTATGCCCGCAAGGAGGACGCCGTTCTACAGGCCCTCCAGATCGAGAGAGCCACCAACAACCGTCAGGGGGCCAAGTCCAGCAGGAAGCCCTCTTCTCTTCCCGCTGCTGCCAACCCGCCGCCGTTGCCAAAGAGGAAGCGCAGGACGCCCAATGACTCCGAGGACGATGTGCCGCAGGGGTTCCGCCGTATGAGGGACCTCACCGAAATCGGATCCGATGCAGCTGTGTTTCCTGATTCGACTTGTTGTCTGCCAGCTAGTGCTAGTCAAATGAAAAGGAGTAGGCAATCTCATCATGATTCTGGGAAGAGGAAGCACCCTACTTTGGACCAGGACCAACCTTGCGGGATGTTAAGAAAGAAGGATAGGTCCCGTCCTCTCTCGGAGCTATGCAATGGAGACATGTGGAATGGGTTCAAACCAAATGCTCAAAGGGCTGATCATGATCAGCAATTGATGCGCATGGGCACCTGTTCTGGAAgctcctccgcctcttcaAGCTTGGATACACTAGCGGATAAGTCCAGCTCTCATCCCACCGCTCTATTCAAGACGGATCAAGCAAAGGGCATCACAAGGTTACCCAATGATGACTTACCCCGTGGCGATGAACTGGGAAGTATCTTTAAAGCAG ATCGTTTGCACGTGGACCAACCTGGCGCCTTGATGAAGGATCCTTCCTGGGAATGTAGTAAGCAAGATCCGGATAGCAGCAAAGCAGACCTGTCTTCCCAATGTGATGGCAGAAATCATAAGAAGAAAACCATAAGCTCTGTTGATCAGGAGGGCAGTAATAGGGCCAAGAGTGTGTTAGAGCGTGAACACTGCAAATCAAGGGTAGTGAAGTATAAAGCACCAAGTAATGAGGGTGTCCTCTTAGAAGAAAGGTTGGAGAGGAGTACTGTCGACAAGACTGCTGCACCTGATGATGATAAGGACCTTGCAATACTTCCTAATGATTTGGATCGTGTTGATGCAGTTCTGCAGCAATGTTCTGAAAGCAAGCACAAACATGAAGAACCATCTGAAACCACAAGCAACAATTCATACTGTGAGAATGTTTCAGTTTCATCTGTGGCCTTTGAGTTGCCGCCCCAACACACGGACCCTGCGGTTGCAAGTTGCCATGCAGTGAAGGCAACTAAGACCCTGCAATTGAATTCTGCACTTTATGATGTGGAGTTAAGTGTgcagggcagcagcagcagcagcaacaacaaggGGCGTCATGTACCTCTTGTTTCCCTTATGAGTAGATCCAGTAGAAGACCCGTTGTGGGGTATCCAGTCTCCGTGGAGGTATTAGATGTCGTGTATTGCCCTCCAGCGTCGAGTATAGATGATGACCATCCCTCAACAAGCAGCGCTAATGGACTAGTGAAGGAGCAGGAAACTGCAGTCCCACAGTGTGCAATGCCGTCTTCACACAAGGGGCGAGCAAAAGCGAGAAGCCGCAGGAAGACCTCGGAGGATGACATGGACAAGTCATGGCGACCGCATAATAAGAATCCAGTGTCTTCTCCGAGGAAAATGCGGAGGCTTTCGTCTTTCGCCACAAGCCAGAGAGGAGGTGAAGACAGGAAGACTCTGGTGGGGAAGTTCTGCGGGACAGCCGTCGCATGCATTCCGCTCCGTGTTGTCTTCAGCAGGATCAACGAGGCGTTAAGTTATTCAGCTAAATGA
- the LOC100838991 gene encoding ELF3-like protein 2, with translation MRRGGGGPAPAGKEDKVMGPLFPRLHVNDTLKGGPRAPPRNKMALYEQFSVPSQRFTPHRASSSALSSASPGQIGGSDRPLFPSFCVPSNEPARSSEHINTNSNGRDGNATRVESGRHSTQLKSKDTYAAGSTAECSSQRRENSVKNSSGKKLTNDDDFTVPSVFCSGVPPHSTQEVVRIQEKSTAFPSTSPYKSGPTMSKSSAKCSNTDKRYLEGTNVSDMRSRDSPSIKDKAPLKTMTNLDVEERSSSFQISKEKAGKADDKISSHRDKLSDLNVFDKQHARTEVHQARRTNENAAESQNAPKAGNGPSSTNVERNGASNLLEKGLRVTGEKRKRSEGHHNVQKDDSSDLSVESLPGLEISPDDVVGAIGPKHFWKARRAIVNQQRVFAVQVFELHRLIKVQKLIAASPHLLIEGDPCLGSALATSKKKLAAGNVEKQPPSAKNKDDAQLTLQQVEYSKDNIEGNQASPSQDDVVVVQHNNQAASNGGDTSNPPAIPAAPDNKQSNWCTPPQNQWLVPVMSPSEGLVYKPYTGPCPPAGSFLAPFYASCAPLSLPSTAGDFMNSPYGIHMPHQPQHMGLGGPPPMPPMYFPPFSMPVMNPVVSASAVEQVSRIAPARPNAHVEHYSRNSCNMRNEAMSAGIWRFHASRDSELQASSAASSPFDRQQGEARGPAAPPPIPTSSAGNGQPQPSTGSKENPAGVIRVVPHTARTASESAARIFRSIQMERQQNDP, from the exons atgaggaggggcggcggcgggccggcgccggcggggaaggagGACAAGGTGATGGGCCCTCTCTTCCCCAGGCTCCACGTCAACGACACCCTCAAGGGCGGGCCTCGCGCGCCGCCCAGGAACAAGATGGCGCTCTACGAGCAGTTCAGCGTCCCTTCACAGCGCTTCACGCCGCACCGCGCATCCAGCTCCGCTCTCTCCTCCGCTTCCCCCGGACAG ATTGGTGGGAGCGACAGACCTCTCTTTCCATCATTTTGTGTGCCCTCAAATGAACCTGCACGCTCGTCTGAACATATCAATACCAACTCGAATGGGCGGGATGGCAATGCTACAAGGGTAGAGTCTGGGAGGCATTCCACCCAGCTTAAGAGCAAGGATACCTATGCTGCAGGATCAACCGCCGAATGTAGTTCACAACGTAGAGAGAACAGCGTGAAGAATTCTTCTGGGAAGAAATTGACTAATGATGATGATTTCACGGTTCCTTCTGTCTTCTGTTCTGGAGTGCCTCCTCATTCCACTCAAGAAGTAGTGAGGATCCAAGAGAAATCCACAGCCTTCCCTAGTACAAGTCCATATAAGAGTGGGCCCACAATGTCCAAATCATCTGCAAAGTGTTCCAACACCGACAAGAGATACTTGGAAGGAACGAATGTGTCAGACATGAGATCAAGGGATTCTCCAAGTATTAAGGACAAAGCACCACTAAAGACAATGACAAACCTCGATGTTGAAGAGAGAAGCTCATCATTTCAAATATCTAAAGAGAAGGCTGGGAAAGCAGACGATAAAATATCTTCACACAGGGACAAGTTGAGTGATCTAAATGTTTTCGATAAGCAACATGCTAGAACCGAGGTGCATCAGGCTAGAAGAACGAATGAGAATGCCGCCGAGTCTCAGAATGCTCCAAAAGCTGGAAATGGACCATCCTCTACTAATGTCGAACGCAATGGTGCTTCTAATCTGTTGGAAAAAGGCTTAAGGGTGACTggtgaaaagagaaaaaggtcAGAAGGACATCACAATGTGCAAAAGGATGATTCCTCAGATTTGTCTGTAGAGTCTCTTCCTGGATTGGAGATTTCTCCGGATGATGTTGTTGGTGCTATTGGTCCAAAGCATTTCTGGAAAGCAAGAAGAGCTATCGTCAA TCAGCAGCGGGTTTTTGCGGTCCAAGTATTCGAGCTGCATAGGTTGATCAAA GTGCAGAAGTTGATTGCGGCATCTCCACACCTACTTATTGAAGGAGATCCGTGCCTTGGCAGTGCCCTGGCGACAAGCAAGAAGAAGCTGGCTGCAGGAAATGTGGAAAAACAGCCTCCATCAGCCAAAAACAAGGATGATGCACAGCTAACCCTTCAGCAGGTAGAGTACTCGAAAGATAATATTGAAGGAAACCAGGCATCACcatctcaagatgatgtagTTGTGGTTCAACACAACAATCAAGCTGCATCAAATGGTGGGGATACCAGTAACCCTCCTGCAATTCCTGCTGCTCCTGACAACAAGCAGAGCAATTGGTGCACTCCTCCTCAAAATCAGTGGCTTGTCCCAGTTATGTCTCCGTCTGAAGGACTTGTCTACAAACCTTATACAGGGCCTTGCCCTCCAGCAGGAAGCTTCTTAGCCCCATTTTATGCAAGCTGTGCTCCTCTAAGTCTCCCATCTACAGCTGGCGATTTCATGAACTCTCCATATGGAATCCATATGCCTCATCAGCCACAACATATGGGACTTGGTGGCCCTCCACCCATGCCTCCAATGTACTTCCCACCTTTTAGCATGCCAGTGATGAATCCGGTGGTTTCAGCTTCTGCAGTTGAACAAGTGAGCCGTATCGCTCCGGCACGGCCTAATGCACACGTTGAACATTATTCAAGAAACTCGTGTAACATGAGGAACGAAGCCATGTCAGCCGGCATCTGGAGATTCCACGCATCTAGGGACAGCGAGCTGCAAGCCAGCAGCGCAGCTAGCAGTCCTTTCGACAGGCAGCAGGGTGAAGCGAGGGGTCCTGCTGCACCACCACCCATCCCTACATCGTCAGCTGGAAACGGCCAGCCTCAGCCCTCCACCGGCAGCAAGGAGAACCCAGCAGGCGTCATCCGGGTCGTCCCACACACCGCGCGGACCGCATCAGAATCAGCGGCGCGGATCTTCCGGTCCATACAGATGGAGAGGCAACAGAATGATCCGTAA
- the LOC100844663 gene encoding casein kinase 1-like protein 5 yields the protein MTAAFPNASPSSSHVRKFQAVPETISTGDDGAGFRLGCIIGTGAFGEIHHGTNVKTTEEVAIKLEHVKARFPLLLFEAQIYRKLQGHTGLPKVRWFGIEGDYSVLVMDLLGPNLGDLFHSRDRQLSLKTVTYVLIKLVEHVHSKSYLHRDIKPENFLMGLAKTSHLVHLIDFGCAKKYRDTSTRNWQHIPSRNDLNLVGTPRYASINNHLGIEQSRRDDLESIGYVLLYLLRGSLPWQDLEAGNQRQTHEAIKDMKVSTSPEDLCGTHPTEFATYLNYCRSLGFEDEPDYLYLRRIFRDLFILKGFQYDHIYDWVIPRHLR from the exons ATGACCGCCGCCTTCCCCAACGCGAGCCCTAGCTCCTCCCACGTTCGCAAGTTCCAGGCGGTCCCGGAGACCATCTCCAcgggcgacgacggcgccggcttcCGCCTCGGCTGCATCATCGGCACCGGCGCCTTCGGCGAGATCCACCACG GCACCAATGTCAAGACCACAGAGGAGGTCGCGATCAAGCTC GAACATGTCAAGGCACGGTTTCCTCTGCTGCTCTTCGAGGCCCAGATATACAGGAAGCTTCAGGGACACA CTGGACTCCCAAAGGTCAGGTGGTTTGGTATAGAAGGCGATTACAGTGTTCTGGTCATGGACTTGCTGGGCCCAAACCTCGGGGATCTTTTCCATTCCCGCGACAGGCAGCTGTCTCTGAAAACCGTTACGTACGTACTA ATCAAACTGGTCGAGCACGTCCATTCCAAGTCCTACCTACACAGAGATATCAAGCCAGAGAATTTTCTCATGGGTCTTGCCAAAACTTCACATCTG GTTCATCTTATAGATTTTGGATGTGCAAAGAAGTACAGGGATACGTCAACACGCAATTGGCAGCACATTCCATCTAG AAACGACCTGAACTTGGTAGGGACACCAAGGTATGCAAGCATAAACAACCATCTTGGTATTG AACAAAGCCGGAGGGATGACCTGGAATCTATTGGATATGTGCTGTTGTACTTGCTACGAGGAAG CCTTCCATGGCAGGATCTAGAAGCTGGGAACCAGAGACAGACTCATGAGGCAATCAAGGATATGAAAGTTTCTACTTCACCTGAG GACCTTTGCGGCACGCATCCTACTGAATTTGCAACTTACCTCAATTACTGCCGCTCACTGGGATTCGAAGATGAGCCTGACTATCTCTATCTTAGGAGAATCTTCAGGGACCTTTTTATTCTTAAAG GGTTTCAGTATGATCATATCTATGACTGGGTGATTCCTCGGCACTTACGATGA
- the LOC100839299 gene encoding casein kinase 1-like protein 2: MEPRIGNKFRVGRKLGSGSFGEIYLGTNVQTNEEVAIKLENVKTKHPQLLYESKLYRILQGGTGIPNVKWFGVEGDYNVLVMDLLGPSLEDLFSFCNRKLSLKTVLMLADQMINRVEFVHSKSFLHRDIKPDNFLMGLGKRANQVYCIDFGLAKKYRDTSTHQHIPYRENKNLTGTARYASVNTHLGIEQSRRDDMESLGYVLMYFLRGSLPWQGLKAGNKKQKYEKISERKIATSTEALCRGFPTEFASYFHYCRSLRFEDTPDYQYLKRLFRDLFIREGFQFDYVFDWTILKYQQSQMTSAPPRIMVPPAGQSSGMAPMANNRQSATEEGRRSGWSDMDGMRRQVPPPAINAGSLAKQKSPIRHDQSTSKEAVFSSSTFLGRSSGSSRRPAVSSSREPSTDADQTRSRTTDASPGAFQRSAVPRWSPQMADSSDTRRSSSGRHPSSSAKNYESTVRGIQGLNFDGDDRNHY, from the exons ATGGAGCCGCGCATCGGCAACAAGTTCCGCGTCGGCCGCAAGCTGGGGAGCGGCTCCTTCGGGGAGATCTACCTCG GTACCAACGTGCAGACCAACGAGGAGGTCGCGATTAAGCTC gaaaatGTCAAGACAAAGCATCCACAGTTGCTGTATGAGTCAAAGTTATACAGAATACTTCAAGGAGGAA CTGGTATTCCAAATGTCAAGTGGTTTGGTGTAGAGGGTGATTACAATGTTTTGGTAATGGACTTACTGGGGCCAAGCCTTGAGGATCTTTTCAGTTTTTGTAACAGGAAGCTGTCTCTAAAAACTGTTTTGATGCTTGCTGATCAAATG ATCAATCGAGTCGAATTCGTTCATTCCAAGTCTTTCTTGCATAGAGATATCAAGCCAGACAATTTTCTCATGGGACTTGGGAAAAGGGCAAATCAG GTTTATTGTATAGATTTCGGACTTGCTAAGAAGTACAGGGATACATCAACGCACCAACACATTCCATATAG AGAGAACAAGAACCTGACAGGAACAGCAAGATATGCGAGTGTAAACACTCATCTTGGAATTG AACAAAGCCGGAGGGATGATATGGAATCTCTTGGATATGTGCTGATGTACTTCTTGAGAGGAAG TCTTCCATGGCAGGGTCTGAAAGCTGGGAACAAGAAACAGAAGTATGAGAAAATCAGCGAAAGGAAAATTGCTACTTCAACTGAG GCTCTCTGTCGTGGATTTCCTACTGAATTTGCATCTTATTTCCATTACTGCCGCTCACTGCGCTTTGAAGATACACCAGACTATCAGTATCTGAAGAGATTATTCAGAGACCTCTTCATTCGAGAGG GGTTTCAGTTTGATTATGTTTTTGATTGGACGATTCTTAAGTATCAACAGTCACAGATGACCAGTGCTCCACCGCGTATCATG GTCCCGCCAGCAGGACAAAGCTCTGGGATGGCTCCAATGGCAAATAATAGGCAGTCAG CTACTGAAGAGGGAAGGAGAAGTGGATGGTCAGACATGGATGGAATGCGGCGTCAGGTTCCACCTCCAGCTATAAACGCAGGCAGCCTAGCCAAACAGAAGTCGCCTATTAGACATGACCAATCCACTTCGAAAGAGGCTGTG TTCTCCAGTTCGACTTTCTTGGGACGGTCAAGCGGATCCTCAAGGCGACCTGCTGTCTCTAGTAGCCGAGAGCCAAGCACTGACGCGGATCAGACGCGTAGTCGCACAACAGATGCAAGCCCAGGGGCATTCCAAAGATCTGCAGTTCCACGGTGGAGTCCCCAGATGGCTGACTCATCTGACACGAGGCGCTCGTCTTCTGGCAGGCACCCATCATCGAGCGCGAAGAACTATGAGTCCACAGTGAGGGGCATCCAGGGCCTAAATTTCGACGGCGATGATAGGAATCACTACTAG
- the LOC100839603 gene encoding growth-regulating factor 11 produces the protein MAAEGEAKDTNPPVGSVGGGGESTTLEEGVMHEAGGGQEPEEEDAGREEKYGDAGGECKDLVLVEEDPVVLLEDPDEAAATEALQEEMRALVASVPEGAGASFTAMQLQELEQQSRVYQYMAARVPVPTHLVFPIWKSVTGASSEGAQNYPTLMGLATLCLDFGKSPELEPGRCRRTDGKKWRCWRKTIPNEKYCERHMHRGRKRPVPLVVEDDEPVSASGSKSSSGKVAEGGKKTDEKSSSSKKLAVAAPATVESLHD, from the exons atggcggcggagggggaggccAAGGATACCAATCCCCCCGTGGgcagcgtcggcggcggcggcgagagcaCCACCCTGGAGGAGGGAGTGATGCATGAGGCGGGAGGAGGgcaggaaccggaggaggaggacgcgggtCGAGAGGAGAAGTACGGCGACGCTGGGGGCGAGTGTAAAGATCTGGTCCTGGTTGAGGAGGACCCTGTCGTCCTGCTCGAGGATCCGGACGAAG cCGCAGCAACTGAAGCACTTCAGGAAGAAATGAGAGCGCTTGTGGCGTCTGTCCCCGAAGGTGCTGGGGCATCGTTTACTGCAATGCAGCTGCAGGAGCTAGAGCAGCAGTCTCGGGTCTACCAGTATATGGCTGCCCGTGTGCCTGTTCCTACCCATCTTGTCTTCCCCATCTGGAAGAGTGTTACTGGTGCATCCTCAGAAGGCGCCCAGAATTACCCTACTT TGATGGGGTTGGCAACACTCTGCTTGGACTTCGGGAAGAGCCCAGAACTAGAACCAGGGAGGTGCCGGCGAACAGATGGAAAAAAGTGGCGCTGCTGGAGAAAAACTATCCCAAACGAGAAATATTGTGAACGACATATGCACCGTGGTCGCAAGCGTCCCGTACCGCTTGTTGTCGAAGATGATGAGCCTGTTTCTGCATCAGGGTCAAAATCCTCATCTGGCAAGGTCGCCGAAGGTGGCAAGAAGACTGACGAGAAGAGCTCGAGTAGCAAGAAGCTTGCAGTTGCAGCACCAGCTACTGTGGAGTCTCTACATGATTGA